A genomic window from Diospyros lotus cultivar Yz01 chromosome 2, ASM1463336v1, whole genome shotgun sequence includes:
- the LOC127794746 gene encoding uncharacterized protein LOC127794746, which translates to MVKSAEGTTAQHRRDRKVYNVWKKKNSITRITLLNSMENDIMREFKKYELTHEMWNALKEQFGATSVAKVKQLTVKFDTYKKCPNHNTRQHLREITNMVNELNDASVNLTTEQQVQAAIRSLPHNWEHIKIYLTHNVNIKTMIDTSHHLELEEDRIEVSKPNGDIYMMASSSKDAPKFKRKFSHK; encoded by the coding sequence ATGGTGAAATCTGCTGAAGGAACCACTGCACAACATAGGAGGGATAGAAAGGTTTACAATGTTTGGAAGAAAAAGAACTCCATTACTCGCATTACGTTACTCAACAGTATGGAGAATGACATTATGCGAGAATTCAAGAAGTATGAGTTGACTCATGAAATGTGGAATGCTCTTAAAGAGCAATTTGGGGCGACGTCAGTTGCAAAGGTAAAGCAACTAACTGTTAAGTTTGATACATATAAAAAGTGCCCAAACCACAACACGAGGCAACATCTTCGAGAGATAACCAATATGGTCAATGAACTTAATGATGCTAGTGTAAACCTTACTACTGAACAACAAGTACAAGCTGCCATCAGATCTCTACCCCATAACTGGGagcatataaaaatttatcttaCTCATAATGTGAACATAAAGACAATGATCGATACTTCACACCATTTGGAGTTAGAGGAGGATCGTATTGAGGTCTCTAAACCTAATGGTGACATTTATATGATGGCATCTAGCTCCAAAGACGCTCCTAAGTTTAAACGTAAATTTTCTCacaaatga